One region of Pogona vitticeps strain Pit_001003342236 chromosome 1, PviZW2.1, whole genome shotgun sequence genomic DNA includes:
- the MOB4 gene encoding MOB-like protein phocein isoform X2: MDSTLAVQQYIQQNIRADCSNIDKILEPPEGQDEGVWKYEHLRQFCLELNGLAVKLQTECHPDTCTQMTATEQWIFLCAAHKTPKECPAIDYTRHTLDGAACLLNSNKYFPSRVSIKESSVAKLGSVCRRIYRIFSHAYFHHRQIFDEYENETFLCHRFTKFVMKYNLMSKDNLIVPILEEEVQNSVSGESEA, translated from the exons ATGGACAGCACACTGGCAGTGCAACAG TATATCCAGCAGAATATAAGGGCTGACTGTTCAAACATTGACAAAATTCTTGAACCTCCAGAAGGACAGGATGAAGGCGTTTGGAAGTATGAACACTTAAG GCAGTTCTGTCTTGAGCTCAATGGCCTTGCTGTTAAGCTTCAG ACAGAATGCCATCCAGACACCTGCACACAGATGACAGCAACTGAGCAGTGGATTTTTCTGTGTGCGGCCCACAAAACTCCCAAAGAG TGTCCTGCCATCGACTACACCAGACACACATTGGATGGAGCTGCTTGTCTTTTGAATAGCAATAAATATTTCCCAAGCAG GGTTAGCATAAAGGAATCCTCCGTAGCCAAACTAGGATCAGTCTGCCGTAGGATTTATagaatattttcacatgcatattTTCATCACCGTCAAATATTTGATGAATATGAA AATGAAACCTTCTTATGTCACCGATTCACCAAATTTGTGATGAAGTACAACTTGATGTCAAAGGATAACCTGATCGTACCAATTTTAGAAGAAGAGGTGCAGAATTCAGTGTCTGGTGAAAGTGAAGCATGA
- the MOB4 gene encoding MOB-like protein phocein isoform X1: MVMAEGTAVLRRNRPGTKAQDFYNWPDESFEEMDSTLAVQQYIQQNIRADCSNIDKILEPPEGQDEGVWKYEHLRQFCLELNGLAVKLQTECHPDTCTQMTATEQWIFLCAAHKTPKECPAIDYTRHTLDGAACLLNSNKYFPSRVSIKESSVAKLGSVCRRIYRIFSHAYFHHRQIFDEYENETFLCHRFTKFVMKYNLMSKDNLIVPILEEEVQNSVSGESEA, encoded by the exons ATGGTCATGGCGGAGGGGACGGCTGTGCTGAGGCGGAACAGGCCGGGCACCAAGGCCCAG gatttttataATTGGCCTGATGAATCTTTTGAGGAAATGGACAGCACACTGGCAGTGCAACAG TATATCCAGCAGAATATAAGGGCTGACTGTTCAAACATTGACAAAATTCTTGAACCTCCAGAAGGACAGGATGAAGGCGTTTGGAAGTATGAACACTTAAG GCAGTTCTGTCTTGAGCTCAATGGCCTTGCTGTTAAGCTTCAG ACAGAATGCCATCCAGACACCTGCACACAGATGACAGCAACTGAGCAGTGGATTTTTCTGTGTGCGGCCCACAAAACTCCCAAAGAG TGTCCTGCCATCGACTACACCAGACACACATTGGATGGAGCTGCTTGTCTTTTGAATAGCAATAAATATTTCCCAAGCAG GGTTAGCATAAAGGAATCCTCCGTAGCCAAACTAGGATCAGTCTGCCGTAGGATTTATagaatattttcacatgcatattTTCATCACCGTCAAATATTTGATGAATATGAA AATGAAACCTTCTTATGTCACCGATTCACCAAATTTGTGATGAAGTACAACTTGATGTCAAAGGATAACCTGATCGTACCAATTTTAGAAGAAGAGGTGCAGAATTCAGTGTCTGGTGAAAGTGAAGCATGA